The genomic interval TATACCGGTGGTTTCAATGCTGATTTTGGTGGCCGGGTATCATCAGTGATGGACATTACCACGCGCGACGGAAACAAACTCCGACACGGCGGCAAAGTAACTCTCAGCCCGTTTGGTGCCAAGCTCCTGCTCGAAGGCCCTATCAAGCGACTTGACACCACAGGCAAACGGGGTTCTATTTCCTATGTACTTTCCGGCAAAAACTCGTATCTGCGCCAGAGTTCCAAAGTGCTTTATTCGTATATCGACACTGCCGGCCTTCCTTTCAACTTCAGCGATTATTATGGTAAAGTAGCTTTTAACGCCGTAAACGGCAGCAAACTGAATCTGTTTGCTTTTTCGTTTAACGACACCGTGGCCCGTTTCCGTGGCTCGGCCGACTTGAACTGGAAATCACGCGGTTTCGGTAGTAACTTTCAGGTAATCCCCGGCTCATCGAGCACACTTATTAAAGGTAATTTCGCCTATTCCAACTATAACATTACAATGATCGAAGATGGCTTTGCCCCGCGCAACAGCTCGATCAACGGCTTCAACCTCGGTTTCAACTTTACCTATTTCCAGCGCAAAAACGTAGTGAACTACGGTATCGAAGTGCTCGGTTTTAATACCGATTTCAACTTCCGGAACTCAGTGGACCGGCTTATTCAGCAGAAACAGAGTACATCAGAATTTGCCGGCTTTGTAAAATACAAATGGTTGTCGAAAGATGCCCGCCTTGTTCTTGAGCCTGGCTTCCGCATTATGTATTACGCCACACTCGGCAACACCTCGCCCGAACCGCGGCTTGCCTTCAAATACAACATTTCCGAGCGTGTACGCATTAAAGGAGCTACCGGCATTTACTCGCAAAACCTTATCAGTGCCGTGTCTGACCGCGATGTGGTAAGCTTGTTTTACGGCTTCCTTTCTGGCTCTGACAACATTCCCTCACAGCTTACCATGCCCGACGGCGAGGTGAGAGAAATTACACACCGCCTGCAGAAAGCCAACCATTTTATTTTTGGTGTGGAATGGGAACCGTTCAAAACCACCGAAAACGGTAAACTCACCGTAAATCTGGAAGGCTACCTGAAAGACTTTACACAGCTTACCAACCTTAACCGCAATAAAATTTTTGAAGACGAGCCTCAATTCGCTGATCAGCCGGATGTGCTGAAAAAGGATTTTATTGTGGAAACGGGTAAAGCCTACGGCGTGGATCTGCTGCTTAAATACGAATACAAAGCCATTTACCTCTGGGCTGCCTACTCCTATGGGTTTGTAACCCGCTGGGACGGTGTGATGAATTACCGCCCGCATTTCGACCGACGCCATAACGTAAACTTAGTGGCTGCCTGGCAGTTTGGAAAAGACGGCAACTGGGAACTCGACGGGCGCTGGAACTTTGGTTCAGGCTTCCCCTTCACCCCCACACAGGGCTTCTTCGAAAACGTGTCTATCGGCTCTGTGACCAGCGACTACACACAAACCAACGGTACACTGGGCACCATTTACGGCGATATTAACTCACGTCCGCTGCCCACCTATCACCGCCTCGATATTACGGTGAAGCGCACGATAGAATTTGAAAAACTCAAACACTCGAAAATGGAAGTGGCGGCCGGTGTAACCAATGCCTATAACCGCGCTAACATTTTCTATATCGACCGCATTACTTTCAAGCGTGTGGATCAGTTGCCGCTTATGCCCAGCGTGTCGCTGAACTTTACGTTCTAACCTGTTTTTGAACAAAGCCCGCAGTGCTGCATTGCAGTAACTGCGGGCTTTGTGCTTGACCGGGGAAAAATGTTTTCAGATTATCTGACAATCCTCATCAACCTTCAACGGGATTTACCTACCTTTGTATCCCGTTAACGAACGCTTTATCCACATGGTGTCGGCTCCAAAGTATATCTTCGTTACCGGGGGTGTTTCCTCTTCACTCGGTAAAGGAATCATCTCGGCCTCTCTGGCCAAGTTGCTGCAGGCTCGCGGCTACTCAGTAACAATCCAAAAACTCGATCCGTACATCAACGTCGATCCCGGCACACTCAACCCGTATGAACACGGCGAGTGCTACGTAACCGACGATGGCGCCGAAACAGACCTTGATCTGGGGCATTACGAGCGTTTCCTGAACGTACCCACCTCGCAGGCCAATAACGTTACCACCGGACGTATTTACAAAACGGTGATTGAAAAAGAGCGCCGCGGCGATTACTTAGGCAAAACCGTGCAGGTAATTCCGCACATTACCGACGAAATCAAGCACCGCATCCGCCAGCTTGGCAACACCGGCCAGTATCAGGTAATTATTACCGAAATTGGCGGTACGGTGGGTGATATTGAGTCGCTGCCGTTTGTGGAGGCCATTCGCCAGCTTAAATGGGAAATGCCCAAGGATGTATTGGTGGTTCACCTTACGCTGGTGCCCTACCTCTCAGCTTCGGGCGAATTGAAAACCAAGCCCACACAGCACTCGGTAAAGCTGCTTCAGGAATTTGGCGTACTGGCCGATGTGCTGGTGTGCCGCACCGAGCACGAACTGAGCCCCGAGCTGAAACGCAAAATGGCCCTGTTCTGCAACGTAGAAGCCGGTGCCGTTATCGAAGCACGTGATGCCAGAAGCATTTACGAAGTGCCCCTGCTTATGGAGCAGGAACAGCTCGACATGGTGGTGCTCAACAAACTGGGCCTTTCGGTTCAGCGCGAACCCGAACTTACCAACTGGAAAGCATTCCTGCACAAACTTTACCACCCGGTTACCGAGGTGCGTATTGGTCTGGTAGGAAAATATATTGAGCTTAAAGATTCGTACAAATCAATTGCCGAAGGCTTTATTCATGCCGGAGTAGCTAACTCATGCCGCGTTACACTCGAATGGATTCATTCAGAAAGCATTAACGAGGATAATGTGGAAGTGGTGCTTGGCGGACTGAGCGGCATACTGGTGGCACCCGGCTTCGGGCACCGCGGTATTGAAGGCAAAATTACCGCCATACGCTACGCACGCGAAAAAGGCATTCCGTTCTTTGGCATTTGCCTCGGCATGCAGTGTGCCGTGATTGAATTTGCGCGTAATGTGCTGGGCATGAAAGGCGCACACTCAACCGAAATGGATGCGCAAACGCCCTACCCGGTTATCGACCTGCTTGAGGCGCAGAAGAAAGTAACCCACAAAGGCGGCACCATGCGTCTGGGCGCATACCCCTGCGAACTTACCGAAGGCACAAAAGCCTACGAAATGTATGGCAAGCGCACCATTTACGAGCGCCACCGCCACCGCTACGAATTCAACAACGAATACTTAGCCGATTTTGAACGCGCCGGTATGACTGCCACAGGCATAAATCCAGAAGGCGGACTGGTGGAAATAGTGGAAATAAAATCGCATCCGTTTTTTGTGGGCGTGCAGTTCCACCCGGAATACAAAAGCACGGTGGAAAATCCGCACCCGCTGTTTGTGGGCTTTGTGAAAGCGGCAGTAGCCACCAAGAAAACAACTGCACCGACGGCCAAAGTATAGCAGCTTGTAATAACTTATCATCTGACGCGCACTTTTTACAAGGTGCCCGTTAGTTTTTTGGCAACCTGCCGGTAAAACTACGTCTTAGTAACTGTTAGAGAAAAACCCTTACAATGAAAACACGTTTTTTGTTTTGTGTTGCAGCTTTACTTGGCGCTGTGCTGATACATGCACAGGAAGAAACGATCACAAAAAAATGGCGTTTCGGCCTCTTCGCCTCGCCCGATCTGAGTTTCCGATCGCTGGCCGGAAACACAGGCACTTCGGCACAAATAGCCGGTACGCGTAATCGAATCGAGACACCCAAAACAGCCTTTACAGCAGGTGGCGAAGTGCTTTACCGACACTCCGAAAAATGGTCGTTTACCGGCGGCATACAGTTTAGTGTGAAGGGCGATAAAACAGATGTGCTTACTTTAACTTACAGTGCAGATCCGAGAACAGGATTTGCATCTGTTCCAGCTGGGGAACCAAATACGGTACAGCTCATATACAATTCGAGGTATATTGATTTGCCGTTGCGTGTGGACTATTATTTTTCACGTAAAAGAATTGCACCGTTTATTTCAGCGGGTGTATCAACCAATATCTTTCTGAATGAACGTACTGTGGTGGTGAAAGGATATGAAGATGGTTCGAAGAAAAGATCGGGCAATACGGCACAAAACGGCTACCATCGCGTAAATCCGCAGGTGCAGCTGGGCGGGGGAATTGATGTGGTTTTACCAACCGGCATATTGCGCGTTTTACCACTTGCACGCATGAGCGTATTGCCGGTAAATTCAGGTTCTGTTGACGGGTATTTTTATTCGGTGGGATTGGGGCTGAATTATTTTCTTTAGCGGAAATTATTCAGCAGGAAGCTGATGAAGGATTTGGGTGTATTCTTCTTCCGGAATTTCATCCGCAAAATCTTCGTAAGAAAAAGTTAAATCGTACACCCAGTTCCGGTCGGGAAGTATTTTCACTTCGTAGCGGTCAATAAACCAGCGGCTGCCCATTTTGCGGATTTCCTCATACTCCGAGGGACTGTTTATACGAAACCAGGAGGTGCCGGTTTTGTAGCGGCGGAATTGCGGGTAAGTGATATCGGGGCGTGCAGACACGGGCTTTCCTGTTAGCTTTGTACACCACAAAGTTAACGATGCCCGCCTTTCTCGAAAAAGTTGCCGATTTTATTCTTGCGCACCCTGCCGCAAAGCAGGGGCAGCTTTGCGTGGTATTGCCCAACCGCCGCGCCGGGCTTTTTTTGCGGCACTATCTTGCGCAACGTATTGATGAAGCGCAGTGGGCGCCGGCGGTGTTTTCGATTGAAGATTTTATTACCGAACTCACCGGCCTGCGCATGGCCGATCAGGCCGAGCAGCTTTTTGCGCTGTACAGCATTTACGCCACCGACGAGGCCGGCAATGCCGAAACGTTTGACATGTTCAGCCGCTGGGCGCCGGCGCTGCTGAATGATTTCAGCGAAATAGACAATTACCTTGTGGATGCAAAGCAATTGTTTGGCAACCTGGCCGACATACGCAATATTGAAAACTGGAGCTTAGGCCAGACGCAGCTTACCGAATTTCAGAAGCAGTACATGAAATTCTGGGAGGCGCTGGGCCGCTGGTACTACAGCTTTACCGGACAACTGCGCAACGACGAACTGGCCACGCCCGGCATGGCCGCCCGCCACGCGGCCGAACACATTACGCAGCTTACCAATGCGCAGCCGTGGAGCCTGGTGGTGTTTGCCGGATTTAACGCACTTACTGCGGCCGAGGAAAAAATAATTTCGCGCCTGCGCAAAGCGGGCAAAGCCGAAATACTGTGGGATGCCGACCGCTACTACTACGCCGATGTGGCACAGGAAGCCGGACGTTTTTTGCGTAAAACAGGCCGCGAACTTTTTCAGCCCGCCACGCCCGGCGCACCCGAATTTGTGCACACCGAAGACACACTGGCCGGCGATAAAAAAACAATTACCGTGGTGGGCGTGGCCCGCCATGCCGGACAGGCCCGCGCCGCTGCACATTTCCTTAAACAGCTGGATGCCGCGGCGCTGCAATCGCCCAAAACGGCAGTGGTGCTGGCCGACGAGCAACTGCTGCTGCCCGTGCTGCATGCCCTGCCCGAAGAAACCGGCCGTGTGAACATTACCATGGGCTATCCGCTCAGGCATACGGCCGTAGCTTCGCTCACCGACACGCTTTTCAGCCTGCACGAGCATGCCAGACGCTTCAGCATACGCACGCGCGAAGGCGAACTGAAATATTATCACACCGATCTTTCGCGCCTGCTGCGGCATCCGTGGGTGCGCATGCTGTTTGCCGCATCACACCTCACCGACAGGCTGGCCGATGCCATGGCGCGGCGCAATGTGGTGTTTATTGCACCCTCGCAGCTTATTGGCCTTCTTGAACATGTGGATGCCGCC from Bacteroidota bacterium carries:
- a CDS encoding carboxypeptidase-like regulatory domain-containing protein yields the protein MHIQMLKRLLFSLLALVASAGVFAQTATIRGTVYNKTSGEAVLFAYVYLKNTALGVQTDVNGFFSLTKIPAGDYTLVAQESSYERFEMPISVKNGALITQNIYLQPKEMKTVVITAEQQEQKESPKVSTQTLDSKTINMVPSIGGVADVAQSVQVLPGVISTGDQGGQLYIRGGAPIQNKVLLDGMIIYNPFHSIGLFSVFDTDIIKNMDVYTGGFNADFGGRVSSVMDITTRDGNKLRHGGKVTLSPFGAKLLLEGPIKRLDTTGKRGSISYVLSGKNSYLRQSSKVLYSYIDTAGLPFNFSDYYGKVAFNAVNGSKLNLFAFSFNDTVARFRGSADLNWKSRGFGSNFQVIPGSSSTLIKGNFAYSNYNITMIEDGFAPRNSSINGFNLGFNFTYFQRKNVVNYGIEVLGFNTDFNFRNSVDRLIQQKQSTSEFAGFVKYKWLSKDARLVLEPGFRIMYYATLGNTSPEPRLAFKYNISERVRIKGATGIYSQNLISAVSDRDVVSLFYGFLSGSDNIPSQLTMPDGEVREITHRLQKANHFIFGVEWEPFKTTENGKLTVNLEGYLKDFTQLTNLNRNKIFEDEPQFADQPDVLKKDFIVETGKAYGVDLLLKYEYKAIYLWAAYSYGFVTRWDGVMNYRPHFDRRHNVNLVAAWQFGKDGNWELDGRWNFGSGFPFTPTQGFFENVSIGSVTSDYTQTNGTLGTIYGDINSRPLPTYHRLDITVKRTIEFEKLKHSKMEVAAGVTNAYNRANIFYIDRITFKRVDQLPLMPSVSLNFTF
- a CDS encoding CTP synthase, with the translated sequence MSAPKYIFVTGGVSSSLGKGIISASLAKLLQARGYSVTIQKLDPYINVDPGTLNPYEHGECYVTDDGAETDLDLGHYERFLNVPTSQANNVTTGRIYKTVIEKERRGDYLGKTVQVIPHITDEIKHRIRQLGNTGQYQVIITEIGGTVGDIESLPFVEAIRQLKWEMPKDVLVVHLTLVPYLSASGELKTKPTQHSVKLLQEFGVLADVLVCRTEHELSPELKRKMALFCNVEAGAVIEARDARSIYEVPLLMEQEQLDMVVLNKLGLSVQREPELTNWKAFLHKLYHPVTEVRIGLVGKYIELKDSYKSIAEGFIHAGVANSCRVTLEWIHSESINEDNVEVVLGGLSGILVAPGFGHRGIEGKITAIRYAREKGIPFFGICLGMQCAVIEFARNVLGMKGAHSTEMDAQTPYPVIDLLEAQKKVTHKGGTMRLGAYPCELTEGTKAYEMYGKRTIYERHRHRYEFNNEYLADFERAGMTATGINPEGGLVEIVEIKSHPFFVGVQFHPEYKSTVENPHPLFVGFVKAAVATKKTTAPTAKV
- a CDS encoding PorT family protein: MKTRFLFCVAALLGAVLIHAQEETITKKWRFGLFASPDLSFRSLAGNTGTSAQIAGTRNRIETPKTAFTAGGEVLYRHSEKWSFTGGIQFSVKGDKTDVLTLTYSADPRTGFASVPAGEPNTVQLIYNSRYIDLPLRVDYYFSRKRIAPFISAGVSTNIFLNERTVVVKGYEDGSKKRSGNTAQNGYHRVNPQVQLGGGIDVVLPTGILRVLPLARMSVLPVNSGSVDGYFYSVGLGLNYFL